DNA from Halictus rubicundus isolate RS-2024b unplaced genomic scaffold, iyHalRubi1_principal scaffold0029, whole genome shotgun sequence:
ttttttactaaAATAATCGGACTAGCAAAGGGAGAAACACTTTCTCGTATTACCTTACTCCGCAATAAATCGTCGACAATGGTACGTACCTTCTCCCTTTCGGTATAGGACAACCGGTACGGATGGTAACTTACTACCTGCTCCCCTTTTGTGCGAATCGTCAGCTCGCCTGTCGTTACACACCGGGAGGTATCTTCTGACGAAACCAGATGCTGATAATTCTGCAGCAGTCTCTCTAGTGGCTCACGAACCTCCTCGTCGCAGGCTTCAACGATATTACAGCATTGGACAGTCCTCTCCTGATCCAGAGGAGGGCTGTTGATCCGTTGCAGTCTGCTACCGTTGGCGTCTGTCACCATCTGCAGGTCCTGGTATCGTAGGACATTCCGTCCAACGATCACGTCGTAAACCATGTCCACGTTTTTTATAACGAAGAAGTCTAGTTCTACAGCAACATCTTCCGTTTGTATCACAGCGGTGGTGCGCCCTACCGTGGTCACTTTTGCACCTCCTAACCCCCGCACGGAAGTACCATACGGAACAACATTAACGCACACCCGTTGAGCTGTGTCCTCTTTAATAAGAGAACAATCCGCACCACTGTCAAATAAACAATGCACTAATACGTCCTTAATTAGCACAGGCGTTGTGTGACTGTTCTTCTCACTGCAAACGTTTGCCTCGGCTCTCTGACTCTCCCGATTTCTAGCCGGTAGACGTTGCTTGGCCCAACAATTGGCTTCTTCGTGTCCCCGTTTCGAGCAAAATTTACACACGGGAACTCTGCTGGATATATCATTATGAGTCAATGATTTCTTCTTTGTGGGGCATTCGTGTCTAAGATGACCCGGCTCATCACACGTGAAGCATCGTTTTCTCGGTGGTCGCTGGTCTTGGAAACGATTCACAAATTCTTCTGTAGGTCTTCTATTTTTGGAGGACTTTGTGAATTGCGCCTGGCCTACAATCAGGTCTGACGTGGATTTGTATTGTCCATTGATCACCGATTGACGTACCCCCTCGTTCGTAATTGCCCCCACAATCAGTTCTACCAACTCATCAACCTTGAAATTAATGCGAGTTTGCTCCAGATGAGATAGTTTAGTACGCGCGTATTCTGCATACGTAACGGCCGAGTCGCTGGTATAAGTAACCGCACGCAATAGTCTCTCATGAAGTTTTTTCTCGGACACAAACACATTACACAAATCTTCTTTAAATTTGTCCCAGGTGCGAGGTTGTCCTTTCCATTCCTGGTACCACTTCATCGCAGATCCTCTCATTGCATGGGTTGCAAGACAAAGCCGTCGTTGGCCAGAATGGTGCTTCGTAATTTCTTCAACTAATTCGCACCACGCGTTTGCATCTTCTCCCCAGCCGCTGCCATTAAATTCGGGTACCACTTCTACCAGGTTAGGCGTCTGTGTCTGTGTACCAGAGCCACCGGCCGTACTACACGCAGCAACACTCGCGCCTATCTTTTCTAACACCTGACGAACAAGTACGTCAATGGGTGACTCACTATTCGCGGATTCCATTGTAGGTATTTGATATGCCGTAACACTACGAACTACCGATACTATATGGTCAGGACTACCGATACGTAAAGACTTTACCACGTGGGTTTAAGGATTCactatcccacttctgatgtcaGAGTTGtatcgaaacccgtatcgtccagcggttctggggtaagtgctgagcggtctcccacagtcctcttaccggaaggcatgcttgccttccccactccgtggccagatccgccccgaaatcatctcgattgtttcttcatccgacacgtcaccgatgacgtcgcgtcaacggtagcgtcggcaatcggcaattagggatcggtgtctctgtcacctatttcaaagcgtcggccgactctcagaagtcgccgctcaaggcatcagccgactctcagaggtcgccggtcaaagcatcggccgactctcagaggtcgccggtcaaagcatcgtCCGACTCTCacaggtcgccgctcaaggcatcggccgactctcaaaggtcgccggtcaaagcatcggccgactctcagaggtcgccgctcaaagcatcggcagccgtccctgattgggcccgaaacatattggcgctaacatATATTAGTTTTATACGTATATAATACGATTGTATTGTACCTAATGTACCCATTATATATAATAATCATCCATGTGTTTATAATAAatgatattttgaaaattaatttttttgtcattcctagaaatagtaaaattaaaaaCCAGTATTTTAGTCACTGTAAAGTAAACTGGTCCTTATCACAATATATATCTCGAACAAATTCCATTTATTTAGTCTCGAAAAAGATCTTTAAGGAtgtctgaaatgaaacgtctcgggaaagacgtcttaaagacgtcttatttcggacgtaaaaacgacgtctcgtaaaagacgtctttaagacgtcttatttcggacgtaaaaacgacgtctcgggaaagacgtcttaaagacgtctttttaggACGTAAGACGTTCAGACCAaaaatggacgtaaaacagacgtctttaagacgtcgcgtgctatctgggacgttcccagagaacgagcttcccgtcaccaacgtcgtggctcgtacaggacgagctccagacgcggctgcgatccgacgaggactgtcacgaatgtgacgagacgcctggtcgcggaccggtgagcgaatttcgcaggatcggcggaaaggaatcgggaaggggggagagagctggagcgcgcgacgagcagtagcgcccggagacactgctcccgtccgtctgctcactcgagacttcctcgcggtactggtgtcgcacgcacacggaagaagccgtagtacgtgtcccacctagcaccagcgtgctcgcacacacacacggaagaagccgtagtatgcgtgttcacacgcggctgcgagtggtcaggagctcgggatggttcccgctgagcagctcccagccaactccgaactAACCGCGGTTTGCTCcgatatttatggagaaagcgcggactacgaggagcgcgccgtctcgcgaaatgttcgcgaagcggcggcgtgctccgattggttcgcgctcgggacggttgcggattggctcgcacttgggtccgttgtgcgagcttgcgacggaacgcggatttcgccgtttcgtcgcaaagtTTCTTGTTGTATATAGTTTTCTGTAAATAGTCTAGTCTAGTACgtaaatagttgtgtttttttgtaaatagtgtagTCTAGTCTGTAAGTAGTAGTgtgtttttgtaaatagtgtagtctagtctgtaaatagttgtgtttttttataaatagtgtagtctagtcttttgtaaatagtaaacatatgtgaatgttaataataatgtgtgtacataatgtacagattatttattatgtttgcaattaaataaaatttcaaatatttaattagatatttcattatatatgcaaatggtcacgatttcctataccctatacttccatgctaatccgtttcattaacactattcctaccgcaaCCGGTCAAATGATCGTTTTTAAaatcgattagaatttcctatgtacaacgtaattgaatcgcctttgaacttcacgacttttcctaaaatatgtgtataatacatttttcaatatttaattctttttttattgtttattttctaagaaaaatttgtagtctgtcttacctaccacgaccggtcatttgaccggtagaacgatttatatctttttgtaatagtattctttcaaagactcaattccgaaactataaagtcgttacaaacgaaacgtaatgcagttgtggcatgattttagccgaaaagtgccttccagggactgctttacggcccttcaaagtgtttacagttctcgctcgcctatcggcctcgcggtgtttatttgcctgattggtatccgaagcggtcgagaacctcggattttcttacaccgtcttatctactatggctgtaaaataaataaaatcatagccgaaggagatgcctagacgtcttcgaaactgctgtagacggaactgtttggcaagaagtaaaagaagggtctaatcctggaagagcacctattcataatatttttaggggaacatcaggccaaacagggtatagtaaacgaaatattatgcggtgaaaacgaataaaatatacattatatactcctaaataaaagaaactatatttttatactgtcaaattggctattatcttcattctatattaaaaaatataagttgtgctaaagaccggtcatttgaccggtcgcggtaggaataggtatacgtgaagtgtcggtaggaatagtgcgAATAGGAATAGGTGGGAATAGGCACACCGCGTATATGAAAGTCACAGTGGGGAGTGGATGGTGGAGTGGGAGTTGTGAGGTTCGCagcgccttccgcggccagtcgagctgcgcgaaacggtacggttctctcgtggtgcagagtgtacgtatcattacaattaatattatactcgatttatattaattagagattttgtatatcagattttgttacggattgggacggaaaataaactcTGCTgtgcgggacgagcactttattctaccgtcgaacggtcgtcacttacactgagtaattttacaaaagaatatgtacaatgtgaagcccacaggttggacttcaggttataataaatgtatgaaaccgagagAATTGCAGAATTATTGTCAGCTGAGCGGCTGAGaatccagataccgaatcgctgtagctagaccggtcccacgacgcgcgacgtcttagctacttactaacgattttaagagaggaactatttcgcgatgttaacggtttgagatgaactaacgatctggtcgtcggcgagccgcgagcggtttcctatcaccgccggaacgatgacttgccgaatttgaacccgggccaatagaatttctattatcgcgtcgataatcaatccggcggcgacagcctatgacactgtagcgtggccagttgaccacgcgaacatagctagatatatatatagcatcgattaatggcgcggagaggcaaatttaaatataagatgtaatcgcgtatttcatacatacgtattttatttgtttagagtaggtaaagaaagaccgggagagttccatagagatccttgacgaaattcgagtcggcgagactaattgcggaatttagaggaagtcacgcagcctcttagagtagcttctccaattctacataaattagggatagtcgaagtccggaatcagttaaggacaagaggtcataaattctgagtcaaggacctcttggaactccctcggacctctctcttgttcggtcccacatggccccacgtcccttgttttggcggggcttcaccctcatgcgtaccccactcccgtgcgtgcgctaataagatccatccactaccaatcaccatcaagcagcaaccggaagacgagtgatccgacgaatcaacgcctagccagaagatcccaattttcctattggctaaggaagcgagacgagaaggaagaagctagaaaaaggattcgaagctccaggatgacacagaactcattgtagaactgagggagttacatcttctaataaaatctacaacagttttttcgcctttaactctgtgtacaaagtttatttcttaacttccacgagcagagcgcttcagtgctccacgggcactcgaacccacaaccaaaatccctattccaccacactgcgacgcaacagcaCGACTCGCCGttgatcgaccgtcgatctcgcggcgacacgagcacccgccaatagtggggcggcgcggtggatctcgcgtgcgagatctgtcgtcacgctcagccaatcccaaacagatttatatgttagttacatatttcataaaaaacaattaagctgtacgttctaatcttggttaaaaaaaataatgtgtacaTAATGTCAAACACGTACTCGACAGATTACAGCCACGTGCGTGAATGTGAAGTTAAACTGagataaatgcatgaaattcagaaaaataaaaacagtcaGTAGTGGTAATCAtacgcagagtgcagtgaaataaataacaaaacgtGTGCGAGTGGTCTTTACCCCGTAAAAGTCGTTTAAAAGGTTAATTGAATGTGTTGAAGTGCATTGACACGTGTTCGTACAAAGCCACGTGCTCGAAAtttaaaatcgttaaatagacaaatttaatcgaataaaaagaTTTACTCGCCATATGCACAATATTAAGTATCTTATTATTAAGAAATTAGGCTAcataaaattagttcaatatagaTTTACAAGTGGTTCACCGAGTGATATAGCCATGTTATGTAATAGGTTAGGTTGCTACTCTGACAAGTGTATGGTCACAATACAgtgtgtttcggcgtcgaccgacggtcggagcagcctgctgccgggaccactcagatttgagcgcgcaaacgaatccactggatgggtcaatgagaggttgagacagagagagagagagagagagagagcgaggattaaaggtggaACTGCACTTTTAATATGGTACTCGCaattacaatgcgccgtgagaagcgcgagccggcggacgagcggagatcttggcgcgagcaaacttctgccgtcggatcgcggaaCGGAGATCTTGGACGCCACGGAgcacgtgccgtcgcgaggcggaaatcttcgacgcggacgacggagatcttggcgcgaagcagaaggctcggaacgcggcgcgaaagagcgcgagaaaaatacaaacgagtattttgtgagcgcgagagatcagggaacgggcgcgagaactagTACAGTACTATTCGAATATACcttgacgactgacgaaagttacaagagcgatgcgagaggcgaacatgaagagagcgagaaggcacgcgcaggtgccttaaataacaaggaccatcgaatgtggagcaccgtgattggtgctcccgaatcggataatccttgtttgtctcgatttgaaggattcaagcgttgaaattcggtcaatgagagcgacacgcgttcttgccgcgtgttgacatacgagacaaaaaccgtatgaaacagcggtcgcccgccaagacaatagccgccgaattccaacgcttgaatcctgaacacagTGTATggtatacaatacatataagaaaaataagtataccttagtttataaaatgaatacattacaatatagtttatatatacatagtaaGTTGGTAAAAGTCACCATACGTAGATTTAATCTGCTGAAGAAAAGGTCAATATCGCgtcgataaaatattattctagtTATTACTATATTGTGACGTGGcatatttgtccacgtcccgccgatcaaggtcgaaagaccgggccaccctttggcagcatcgcggcaacaacggctgccgtgatcgatctccctgggagcacccgagaccccagatccagaaattgacgcggtttaaacgccgcgccacttggcgcgacgagaagttgcaggaccgtgaccgggtccctggggggcccggatacttttcacctctcccaggagcgcggaaaatccggaaaggaacgctgagggaccggctacaaaggacgcccgcaaggatacatcgaggacgacaccgagcccgggtttgccaacccggaggcgccgccgaggaattacggatcagagaaggccttcatctcgacctcgtcgtcgcctcgcccggaaaaattgaagaggatccgtgaagggataggcccgaggtcttcctcagcgggagttggccaatcaacgcgtgtcatcggAAGCGCGCTACCCAATAAGTTTGTTGCCGGAGGCCCCGGACCGCTAGGTGCGGCCCTGACGCGTGCGAGCGagtaataggtccgagcgtcgcgcgggagcgggaaaaatgaggaaagtgggggacgcctcgcttccgcgtttgcgAGGCTTCGCGAAATAGGACTGTGCCGCCAGATATAGTCGGGATTAGACCTTCTACTATTGCTTAAAAGAGTCAGTTTTCTTGTACGACCTATTGCTGCCGGAAGGACGAGGTCACGCTGCAGACCATCGAGCGAGCGACACCGCTTAGTAACCACGCTGccgggtggtaagtgccgactaggCTTCTTTTCGTGTCTTTATTagtttcgcgttggctcggtaagcgttttgcgaatcggccggacttcccgtcgaaataaagacggaatctcgcccgccgggaatcgcggttcgagggaattcgcgaagggggtgagaccgtccgtcggtcatcgggcgagggattcgttccgataccgacctttggcgatatttgcgaatctgggggtgtcccacggtgggacggcgcgacgtaggccgtaccgccgtttccggctgtttccgacggtcacagtcgttagaactttgctgccgcgtattccatcggaatccggtcgcttctcgaccggcgaATTGCCATTcatagctgccgtacatcgcgcctacgatcggattcgacgcgtaggagagtagaatcgggagaaataagcgcgagcgaccgtccaactgtcgaacgaTTGTAcgataccgcgcgggcttcgtttccatcgctgccgggtcgccccggcagcctgcTGTAATCAGaacgattaataaatgtaaagtcgaagcccattctcgtctatctttctttcgtgagaaacctttccgccgcgggaaacgtcccgcattccttccgcgtagtaccctggcccggactgtcgctattcaggccctcgcgcggtcctcgggggttcggcagaataattagcgtctcgcgtaattttcgaaatcgttcgtgtgacacttgcgagtgtctggcgcccgtctcgagtcccgaacctggtaaagtcttccgtcgggaaaCACGCCGAACCTGCGGggtaccgtttgtcaccgggcgaaacacgttccgcgcggccgaacgtgcctagcccgtcgtggccccggttttcgtccgtcggacgggtcggaaaacgcgggccccgtgacaaattggcgcccgaacatCTGGATATCTCGCCGGGAAAGTAAACTGAGAAAGGGCTTTTTCCATAGAAAAGAGATACGCGAAGAGTGCGGGACTCTCACGTAAATTCTATCGTGTGGCCGGAAACAAGGTCGGAACGCGATCGGTGCCGTCGCGTCGTGAAGACGAATACCTGCGTCGCGAATAAATAGAGAAACGCTACAAAACGAGCCAACGTTACCGAGATTGAAAATTGATTGATAATTTTATGATGTTATATTATCTATGAAATGCAATTTATTGTGACATGCTATGATACTGTTTATGAAATGTTATTTACTGTGATATGGTATTTGTGAAATGTTAACTATTCATGAAAATGggcaatttatttgaaaaatatttcaattgatATGTGATAAATGGTCATTCTGCGGATCCCGGAAACACAAGGGAAAGAAAACCACGTATAATGACCATACAATGTTGTGAACCTCCATGGAATCAAGTACAAATTCGagtaaataattaagaaaataatattacaacTGATCAAAAGACAAAAAGTTCAGTTCCATTAGTAATTACATTAGCTGCCGATTTAGTAATCCGAAGAGTCgtgtatttattttgtgatttcttacattatttaattaattcaagagtaatttcgttatttcttaatttattctgttatgttttcattttatttcgttatttcttaatttatttcgttAAGTTTGGATTTTAGTTAGTAAATCGCGTATTTATTCCGctgttttctaatttattttgttattctgtgattttatttttgtt
Protein-coding regions in this window:
- the LOC143363287 gene encoding uncharacterized protein LOC143363287, with translation MESANSESPIDVLVRQVLEKIGASVAACSTAGGSGTQTQTPNLVEVVPEFNGSGWGEDANAWCELVEEITKHHSGQRRLCLATHAMRGSAMKWYQEWKGQPRTWDKFKEDLCNVFVSEKKLHERLLRAVTYTSDSAVTYAEYARTKLSHLEQTRINFKVDELVELIVGAITNEGVRQSVINGQYKSTSDLIVGQAQFTKSSKNRRPTEEFVNRFQDQRPPRKRCFTCDEPGHLRHECPTKKKSLTHNDISSRVPVCKFCSKRGHEEANCWAKQRLPARNRESQRAEANVCSEKNSHTTPVLIKDVLVHCLFDSGADCSLIKEDTAQRVCVNVVPYGTSVRGLGGAKVTTVGRTTAVIQTEDVAVELDFFVIKNVDMVYDVIVGRNVLRYQDLQMVTDANGSRLQRINSPPLDQERTVQCCNIVEACDEEVREPLERLLQNYQHLVSSEDTSRCVTTGELTIRTKGEQVVSYHPYRLSYTEREKVRTIVDDLLRSKVIRESVSPFASPIILVKKKNGKDRMCVDYRALNRSTIKDRYPLPLIDDQLDRLGRGKYFTTLDMASGFHQIPIADDSIEKTAFVTPDGHYEYLRMPFGLCNAPAVFQRAINKALGNLRNTVALVYLDDILIPSQTIEEGFVNLEKVLDALSTAGFTLNIEKCSFFKKSIEYLGREISADGIRPGKSKLKALIDSPVPSNVKQIRQFMGLASYFRKFVPEFASRTSCITRLVKQGEPWNWGPEQDRARCYVIEKLSSQPLLTIFDPTRETELHTDASSLGYGAILFQSVQATGAPRANGQAERYVSTIVNLLTAELSRGTEWPSKLSKIQLSLNTTIQKSTGFSPTRLLFGVERSADNYLKARRKARDAEETSDLQSEAESLRMKRKRPSNIFRDDSTSSDEEAVAFCPPPELKKQRNIGMNTKGSIAL